One region of Catenuloplanes indicus genomic DNA includes:
- a CDS encoding ABC transporter substrate-binding protein, translating to MRIRRGTVIAAACAALLAGGTACGSTEGSSGGDETGGPIQLYGTDGNMISSFGDEFDQPGALRGMKGTTPLAPLTDDFKNRLKSVNPELGDYVYSGETYDAVVMSAIAAELAGSTAPAAIAAQLIGVTSGGTPCDTAKTCLALAAAGTDLVYRGVSMRSGGFTDVGEPSVASFATLHFDDQDQLDDGKMEFVNAGDETQASTRSAPPGARPSGAAASGAPLKIGGLLPKTGDLKLAYPPMAAGAALAIREVNAAGGVLGEDVAFVEGDDGTDPEVAKATVASHIAAGVHVILGAGASGVSTAVLPQVKAAGLILFSPSNTAASLTGADDGGLYFRTAPPDVMQGAALGDVILRDGPERIAIVARDDEYGSGLEENLRAALDRSGVAAENMLALTYDHEAETVDFAGGAEEVKKFKPDALVLIGFAESADVIKALQSAGVEFKH from the coding sequence ATGCGCATCCGACGTGGCACGGTCATCGCCGCTGCCTGCGCGGCTCTGTTAGCGGGAGGGACGGCGTGCGGTTCGACCGAGGGATCCTCGGGGGGCGACGAGACCGGCGGGCCGATCCAGCTGTACGGCACAGACGGTAACATGATCAGTTCCTTCGGTGACGAGTTCGATCAGCCCGGGGCGCTGCGCGGAATGAAGGGCACCACGCCGCTCGCCCCGCTGACCGATGACTTCAAGAACCGGCTCAAGAGCGTCAATCCGGAGCTCGGCGACTACGTCTACTCCGGAGAGACCTACGACGCGGTGGTGATGAGCGCGATCGCGGCGGAACTCGCCGGGTCGACCGCACCGGCCGCGATCGCCGCCCAGCTGATCGGCGTCACCAGCGGCGGCACGCCGTGCGACACCGCGAAGACCTGCCTCGCGCTCGCCGCGGCCGGCACCGACCTGGTGTACCGCGGCGTCTCGATGCGCTCCGGCGGCTTCACCGACGTCGGCGAGCCGTCCGTGGCCAGTTTCGCCACGCTCCACTTCGACGACCAGGACCAACTGGACGACGGAAAGATGGAGTTCGTCAACGCCGGGGACGAGACGCAGGCCTCCACCAGGTCGGCACCGCCCGGCGCACGCCCGTCCGGCGCGGCCGCGTCCGGAGCGCCGCTGAAGATCGGCGGCCTGCTGCCGAAGACCGGTGACCTGAAGCTGGCCTACCCGCCGATGGCAGCCGGTGCGGCGCTGGCGATCCGCGAGGTCAACGCGGCCGGTGGCGTGCTCGGCGAGGACGTGGCGTTCGTCGAGGGCGACGACGGCACCGACCCGGAGGTGGCCAAGGCGACCGTCGCCTCGCACATCGCGGCCGGCGTGCACGTGATCCTGGGCGCGGGCGCGTCCGGCGTCTCCACCGCCGTGCTGCCGCAGGTCAAGGCGGCCGGGCTGATCCTGTTCTCGCCGTCCAACACGGCCGCGAGCCTGACCGGCGCGGACGACGGCGGTCTCTACTTCCGCACCGCACCGCCGGACGTCATGCAGGGTGCCGCGCTCGGCGACGTGATCCTGCGGGACGGGCCGGAGCGGATCGCGATCGTGGCGCGCGACGACGAGTACGGCAGCGGCCTCGAGGAGAACCTGCGGGCCGCGCTGGACCGCTCGGGGGTCGCGGCGGAGAACATGCTCGCGCTGACCTACGACCACGAGGCCGAGACGGTCGACTTCGCCGGCGGGGCGGAAGAGGTCAAGAAGTTCAAACCGGACGCGCTGGTACTGATCGGATTCGCCGAGTCCGCTGACGTGATCAAGGCGCTACAGTCCGCGGGCGTCGAGTTCAAGCACTGA
- a CDS encoding hotdog fold thioesterase, which translates to MVDLVDVSGEPGDLVRLMGITIAEVSADRVTGTMRVAGNTQPYGLLHGGASCVLAETLGSLGAQAHGVSVGRPAAVGVDINATHHKAVRAGIVTGVDTPIFRGMSIATYEIIITDQVGDRVCTARITCQLRRP; encoded by the coding sequence ATGGTTGATCTTGTCGATGTGTCCGGCGAACCGGGTGATCTTGTACGCCTGATGGGGATCACAATCGCAGAGGTGTCCGCCGATCGCGTCACCGGCACCATGCGCGTCGCCGGGAACACCCAGCCATATGGCCTGCTCCATGGCGGGGCGTCGTGTGTGCTGGCCGAGACGCTGGGCTCGCTCGGCGCTCAGGCGCACGGGGTGTCGGTCGGCCGGCCGGCCGCCGTAGGGGTGGATATCAATGCCACCCACCACAAAGCGGTACGCGCGGGCATCGTCACCGGCGTCGATACCCCGATCTTCCGGGGTATGTCCATAGCGACTTATGAGATCATAATCACGGACCAGGTCGGTGACCGTGTGTGTACGGCCCGTATCACTTGCCAGCTGCGTCGTCCCTGA
- a CDS encoding DUF2786 domain-containing protein: MSDQILAKVRKLLAKAEDPACTPAEAEAFTAKAADLIAKYGVDRALLAAREPGTDLVGDRVVVLHPPYALDKAGLLAGVAGALRCRTVRRREGDAWAMHLFGFGSDLERAELLYTSLLVQAAHGMAAAPVPPWENTAAFRRSWLAGFSAAIAGRLRQAEASAAAQAGTSTDLVLVDRSHRVEARVSEIYPQLRTASRRRLAGGGMRQGYAAGTRADLGGVSSIADRR, encoded by the coding sequence ATGTCCGACCAGATCCTCGCTAAGGTCCGCAAGCTGCTGGCGAAGGCCGAAGACCCGGCGTGCACACCGGCCGAGGCCGAGGCGTTCACGGCCAAGGCGGCCGACCTGATCGCGAAGTACGGCGTCGACCGCGCGCTGCTGGCCGCGCGTGAGCCCGGCACCGACCTGGTCGGCGACCGCGTGGTGGTGCTGCACCCGCCGTACGCGCTGGACAAGGCCGGTCTGCTCGCGGGCGTGGCCGGTGCGCTGCGCTGCCGCACGGTCCGCCGCCGGGAGGGCGACGCCTGGGCCATGCACCTCTTCGGGTTCGGCAGCGACCTGGAGCGCGCCGAACTGCTCTACACCTCGCTGCTGGTGCAGGCCGCGCACGGGATGGCGGCCGCGCCGGTCCCGCCGTGGGAGAACACGGCCGCGTTCCGGCGCTCCTGGCTGGCCGGGTTCAGCGCCGCGATCGCCGGCCGGTTACGCCAGGCGGAGGCGTCCGCCGCGGCTCAGGCCGGCACGTCCACCGACCTGGTGCTGGTGGACCGGTCGCACCGGGTCGAGGCGCGGGTGTCCGAGATCTATCCGCAGCTGCGCACCGCGAGCCGCCGTCGGCTGGCCGGTGGCGGCATGCGCCAGGGCTACGCGGCCGGGACCCGGGCCGACCTCGGCGGCGTCTCGTCGATCGCGGACAGGCGCTAG
- a CDS encoding ATP-binding protein, with product MAEPLRTDFTLSGLPALRRVVHRHAARAGLHGVVLYRFVVAVHEVAVNAVRHGGGSGRLELWRSGSALYCRITDDGAGGLSGEIHCPPPDVASGRGMWLARNGSDSLLVHSGGSGTSVTLLAHLTPA from the coding sequence ATGGCTGAGCCGTTGCGGACCGACTTCACGCTCAGCGGCCTGCCGGCGCTGCGCCGCGTGGTGCACCGGCACGCCGCGCGGGCCGGGCTGCACGGCGTGGTGCTCTACCGGTTCGTGGTGGCGGTGCACGAGGTCGCGGTGAACGCGGTCCGGCACGGCGGCGGCAGCGGACGGCTGGAGCTGTGGCGGTCCGGGTCCGCGCTGTACTGCCGGATCACGGACGACGGCGCCGGCGGACTGAGCGGGGAGATCCACTGCCCGCCGCCGGACGTAGCCTCCGGCCGGGGCATGTGGCTGGCCCGGAATGGTTCCGACTCGCTGCTCGTACACTCCGGCGGGTCGGGCACCTCGGTCACCCTGCTGGCCCACCTGACCCCCGCCTGA
- a CDS encoding PP2C family protein-serine/threonine phosphatase: MSELASEFAGPPPPGWHDRLAEVESRLAAEHRLAAGLQHILLPIPAAPVDLGALRVAVRYLPAEHANRVGGDWFHATEAPDGSVVLAVGDVAGHGLGAAATMAQVRHALATLLITTTTAPAELLAHLNRVLLAAGAETRTVTAVVARWDAATGTMTWAQAGHPAPLHARDGRTVELDRPAGPLLGVFRDPCYGTAVTALDAHDLLVFYTDGLVEHRRHSLAEGLAPVVETLGRISAARGPAPLSDLLGQLPPANPEDDTCILAVRLLTSGVIGDG, encoded by the coding sequence ATGAGCGAACTCGCGAGCGAATTCGCCGGTCCTCCGCCACCGGGGTGGCACGACCGGCTCGCGGAGGTCGAGTCGCGGCTGGCCGCGGAGCATCGACTGGCCGCCGGGCTGCAGCACATCCTGCTCCCGATCCCGGCCGCGCCGGTCGACCTCGGCGCGCTGCGGGTCGCGGTGCGGTACCTGCCGGCCGAGCACGCGAACCGGGTCGGCGGCGACTGGTTCCACGCGACCGAGGCGCCGGACGGCTCGGTGGTGCTCGCGGTCGGCGACGTCGCCGGGCACGGGCTCGGTGCGGCCGCCACCATGGCCCAGGTACGGCACGCGCTGGCCACCCTGCTGATCACGACCACCACCGCGCCCGCCGAGCTTCTCGCCCACCTCAACCGCGTGCTGCTCGCGGCCGGTGCGGAGACCCGGACCGTGACCGCGGTCGTGGCCCGGTGGGACGCCGCGACCGGCACGATGACCTGGGCCCAGGCCGGCCACCCCGCGCCGCTGCACGCCCGGGACGGCCGCACGGTCGAGCTGGACCGTCCGGCCGGCCCGCTGCTGGGTGTGTTCCGCGACCCCTGCTACGGCACCGCCGTCACCGCGCTGGACGCGCACGACCTGCTGGTCTTCTACACGGACGGCCTGGTCGAGCACCGCCGGCACAGTCTCGCCGAGGGTCTGGCGCCGGTGGTCGAGACGCTCGGCCGGATTTCCGCGGCGCGCGGCCCGGCACCGCTCAGCGACCTGCTCGGACAGCTGCCACCGGCCAACCCGGAGGACGACACCTGCATCCTGGCGGTCCGGTTGCTGACCTCGGGTGTGATCGGCGATGGCTGA
- a CDS encoding STAS domain-containing protein yields MEPVSVSADSGRTLGVTLAGEIDFSNAAGVLDTIRVEVDARRPPAVRVDLSAVTFLDSSGIGVLVNVMKLAHARHAEFRVEHPSPKVHDQLRMTGLLAAFGLAP; encoded by the coding sequence ATGGAACCGGTATCGGTGTCGGCGGACTCGGGACGGACGCTCGGTGTCACGCTCGCCGGGGAGATCGACTTCAGTAACGCAGCCGGTGTCCTGGACACGATCCGTGTCGAGGTCGACGCGCGCCGCCCGCCCGCGGTCCGGGTCGACCTGTCCGCGGTCACGTTCCTGGACAGCTCGGGCATCGGCGTGCTGGTCAACGTGATGAAGCTGGCGCACGCCCGGCATGCGGAGTTCCGGGTCGAGCATCCCAGCCCGAAGGTGCACGACCAGCTACGGATGACCGGCCTGCTCGCCGCGTTCGGCCTGGCCCCATGA
- a CDS encoding cryptochrome/photolyase family protein has product MRTAVVLFTRDLRLHDQPALAAGCANAEHVVPLFVLDPALLGRSANRDRFLHQALADLRDGLKRRGADLVVRRGDTVAETIAVARAVGADGIALSHDVTRFAARRQDRLRAEAERHRMSLRLFPGVTVLPPGAVRPGGGGGHYRVFSPYFRAWEAATWRDEVATPHTISLPPGAEKLGIALPEPPAGESPDAAAGGETEARRRLTTWLRHIDAYDDQHDAMADDDTSRLSAYLRFGCLSPLAVANAARKHGGPGAAAFVRQLCWRDFYYQVTAGFQDIARQPIRPAGDGNWRYDDAHALEAWQTGHTGVPIVDAGMRQLMAEGWMHNRARLITAALLTKHLRLDWRAGQDWFFRWLIDGDVPNNSGNWQWVAGTGNDTRPHRRFNPIRQAQRYDPEGDYVRRYVPELAKIQGADVHLPWRLDGFPKLGYPPPLESHGDEAVWLR; this is encoded by the coding sequence ATGAGGACCGCCGTCGTCCTCTTCACCCGTGACCTGCGGCTGCACGACCAGCCCGCGCTCGCGGCCGGCTGCGCGAACGCGGAGCACGTGGTGCCGCTGTTCGTGCTGGACCCGGCGCTGCTCGGCCGGTCCGCCAACCGTGACCGTTTCCTCCACCAGGCCCTCGCCGACCTGCGCGACGGGCTGAAGCGACGCGGCGCGGACCTGGTCGTGCGGCGCGGCGACACGGTGGCCGAGACGATCGCGGTGGCGCGGGCGGTGGGGGCGGACGGCATCGCGCTCTCCCACGACGTGACCCGCTTCGCCGCCCGGCGGCAGGACCGGCTGCGCGCGGAGGCGGAGCGGCACCGGATGTCGCTGCGCCTGTTCCCCGGCGTGACCGTGCTGCCGCCCGGCGCGGTCCGGCCCGGTGGCGGCGGCGGTCACTACCGCGTCTTCTCCCCGTACTTCCGGGCCTGGGAGGCCGCGACCTGGCGGGACGAGGTGGCCACGCCACACACGATCAGTCTGCCGCCCGGTGCGGAGAAGCTCGGCATCGCGCTGCCGGAGCCGCCGGCGGGCGAGTCGCCGGACGCGGCCGCGGGTGGCGAGACCGAGGCCCGCCGCCGGTTGACGACCTGGCTGCGGCACATCGACGCGTACGACGACCAGCACGACGCGATGGCGGACGACGACACCTCGCGGCTCTCCGCGTACCTCCGGTTCGGTTGCCTGTCCCCGCTCGCGGTCGCGAACGCGGCCCGCAAGCACGGCGGCCCCGGTGCCGCGGCGTTCGTCCGCCAGCTCTGCTGGCGGGACTTCTACTACCAGGTCACGGCCGGTTTCCAGGACATCGCCCGGCAGCCGATACGCCCGGCCGGCGACGGGAACTGGCGGTACGACGACGCGCACGCGCTGGAGGCGTGGCAGACCGGGCACACCGGCGTGCCGATCGTCGACGCCGGCATGCGGCAGCTGATGGCCGAGGGCTGGATGCACAACCGCGCTCGCCTGATCACCGCCGCGCTGCTCACCAAGCACCTGCGCCTCGACTGGCGGGCCGGGCAGGACTGGTTCTTCCGGTGGCTGATCGACGGCGACGTGCCGAACAACTCCGGCAACTGGCAGTGGGTGGCCGGGACCGGCAACGACACCCGCCCGCACCGCCGCTTCAACCCCATCAGACAGGCCCAGCGGTACGACCCGGAGGGCGACTACGTCCGCCGCTACGTCCCCGAGTTAGCCAAGATCCAGGGCGCGGACGTACACCTGCCGTGGCGCCTCGACGGCTTCCCGAAGCTCGGCTACCCACCACCGCTCGAGTCCCATGGCGACGAAGCCGTCTGGCTCAGATGA
- a CDS encoding phytoene/squalene synthase family protein, whose protein sequence is MDLADSYARCRALHREHGRTYYLATRLLPAWKRRHVHALYGFTRHADEIVDRTESLPPQRRAELLNEWSERFLAGLRGEPVDDPLLPAVLHTIAVFGLDLADFDSFLRSMAMDLTVTRYPTYDDLLEYMEGSAAVIGTMMLPILGTDDVAAAREPARQLGFAFQLTNFVRDVSEDLDRGRVYLPEADLARFGLTVDDLQACKERGSTTPEVAALIEFETARAQEHYAAAAAGVTMLAPASQACIRTAYLLYGGILDEVAAARYDVFERRATVPNRRRAAVAGRALLTATGSPVPLPGPRLDRDAILA, encoded by the coding sequence ATGGACCTGGCGGACAGTTACGCACGCTGCCGCGCACTGCACCGGGAGCACGGCCGCACCTACTACCTGGCGACCCGGCTCCTACCCGCCTGGAAGCGCCGTCATGTGCACGCGCTCTACGGGTTCACCCGGCACGCGGACGAGATAGTCGACCGCACCGAGAGCCTGCCGCCGCAACGCCGGGCCGAGCTGCTGAACGAGTGGTCCGAGCGGTTCCTGGCCGGGCTGCGCGGCGAGCCGGTGGACGACCCGCTGCTGCCCGCGGTGCTGCACACGATCGCGGTCTTCGGCCTGGACCTGGCGGACTTCGACTCGTTCCTGCGCAGCATGGCGATGGACCTGACGGTCACCCGCTACCCGACCTACGACGACCTGCTGGAGTACATGGAGGGCTCGGCGGCCGTGATCGGCACGATGATGCTGCCGATCCTCGGCACCGACGACGTGGCCGCCGCGCGCGAACCGGCCCGCCAGCTCGGCTTCGCGTTCCAGCTGACGAACTTCGTCCGGGACGTGTCCGAGGACCTGGACCGCGGCCGCGTCTACCTGCCGGAGGCCGATCTGGCCCGGTTCGGGCTGACCGTGGACGACCTTCAGGCGTGCAAGGAACGCGGATCCACCACGCCCGAGGTAGCTGCGCTGATCGAGTTCGAGACGGCCCGCGCGCAGGAGCACTACGCGGCCGCGGCGGCCGGCGTCACCATGCTCGCGCCGGCGTCGCAGGCCTGCATCCGCACCGCGTACCTGCTCTACGGCGGCATCCTGGACGAGGTCGCGGCCGCCCGGTACGACGTCTTCGAGCGCCGCGCCACCGTGCCGAACCGGCGCCGAGCCGCGGTCGCCGGCCGCGCGCTGCTGACCGCCACCGGCAGTCCGGTGCCGCTGCCCGGTCCACGGCTCGACCGCGACGCGATCCTGGCATGA
- a CDS encoding polyprenyl synthetase family protein: MANDTLAPYALGKPPVPTQDQADEPPVHTMPLNLIEAVEGTLADFLAREIASLDEIDPALGGFARAARDSVLAGGKRLRPVFAYWGWRGVMGMEPRADAVLPALAALELLHTFALVHDDVMDASDTRRGRPTVHRVFEAQHVAAGRRGEPARFGEASAVLIGDLCLVWADRLLGTADVDADVLLATRRCYDQMRIEAVAGQYLDVLGESEPGSWSVARALKVARHKTAGYTVLRPLHFGLTLAGMPFAGRTRAVTDAYSGYGLAVGEAFQLRDDLLGVYGEPSVTGKPAGDDLVAGKPTALLMLAREMASTAQLAELDGAADVTRKAQVVAETGAPERVEKMIEERVAVALHALRRAPIDDAAREILTGLAVTATQRQA, translated from the coding sequence GTGGCCAACGACACGCTCGCTCCATACGCGCTGGGTAAGCCGCCCGTCCCCACTCAGGATCAAGCAGATGAACCCCCGGTACACACCATGCCGTTGAATTTGATCGAGGCGGTCGAGGGCACGCTCGCCGACTTCCTCGCCCGGGAGATCGCCTCGCTGGACGAGATCGATCCGGCGCTCGGCGGTTTCGCCCGTGCCGCACGTGACAGCGTGCTGGCCGGCGGAAAGCGGCTGCGCCCGGTTTTCGCCTACTGGGGCTGGCGCGGCGTGATGGGCATGGAGCCGCGCGCCGACGCGGTGCTGCCCGCGCTCGCCGCGCTGGAACTGCTGCACACGTTCGCGCTGGTGCACGACGACGTGATGGATGCCTCGGACACCCGGCGTGGCCGCCCGACGGTGCACCGGGTCTTCGAGGCGCAGCACGTCGCGGCCGGCCGGCGCGGCGAGCCCGCCCGCTTCGGCGAGGCCTCGGCCGTGCTGATCGGCGACCTCTGCCTGGTCTGGGCGGACCGCCTGCTCGGCACCGCGGACGTGGACGCCGACGTGCTGCTGGCCACCCGCCGCTGCTACGACCAGATGCGAATAGAAGCCGTCGCCGGCCAGTACCTGGACGTGCTCGGCGAGTCGGAGCCGGGCAGCTGGTCGGTGGCACGGGCGCTGAAGGTGGCCCGGCACAAGACCGCCGGTTACACCGTGCTCCGTCCGCTCCACTTCGGACTTACACTGGCCGGGATGCCCTTCGCCGGGCGGACCCGGGCCGTGACGGACGCCTACAGCGGCTACGGTCTGGCCGTCGGCGAGGCGTTCCAGCTGCGTGACGACCTGCTCGGTGTCTACGGGGAGCCCTCGGTCACCGGCAAGCCGGCCGGCGATGACCTGGTCGCCGGCAAGCCGACCGCACTGCTGATGCTGGCGCGCGAGATGGCGTCCACGGCTCAGCTCGCCGAGCTGGACGGCGCCGCGGACGTGACACGCAAGGCCCAGGTCGTGGCGGAGACCGGTGCACCTGAACGAGTGGAAAAGATGATCGAGGAGCGGGTGGCGGTGGCGCTGCATGCGTTGCGCCGCGCGCCGATCGACGACGCGGCCCGCGAGATCCTGACCGGGCTGGCGGTCACCGCCACCCAGCGCCAGGCATGA
- the crtI gene encoding phytoene desaturase family protein, producing the protein MRTVSGATDHVVVVGAGLGGLAAALHLAGAGRRVTIVEREPVPGGRAGRLDVGGYTFDTGPTVLTMPELIAEPLAAVGEELSDWMELTPLDPAYRAFYPDGSQLDVIADTVRMAAEISRVCGPREADGYLRFVDFARNLWDLERNDFIDRNLDSPRDLVNLGMLKLLGSGAMRRLQPKVNQFLKDPRTQRVFSFQAMYAGMSPHDALAIYAVIAYLDSVAGVYFPKGGIHAVPRGMAAAAEKHGVEIRYNTTVSRVETVNGRATAVITADGERIAADAFVLNPDLPVAYRDLLPDRPYRRRLRYSPSCVVLHVGSDRAYSKIAHHNIHFGRSWRGTFDEVIRRGELMTDPSLLVCNPSMDDPSAAPEGKQSYYILAPVPNLERGPLDWRGGLGDRYADQLLGTLEERGYIGFRDGVEVLRTITPADWADQGMAAGTPFAAAHNLMQTGPFRPHNLHPSIGNVVFAGSGTQPGVGVPMVLISGKLAAARITGSTA; encoded by the coding sequence ATGCGTACGGTGAGCGGGGCCACTGATCACGTGGTGGTCGTCGGCGCGGGGCTGGGCGGTCTCGCGGCAGCGCTGCACCTCGCGGGCGCGGGCCGCCGGGTGACCATTGTCGAGCGCGAGCCGGTCCCGGGCGGCCGGGCCGGGCGGCTGGACGTCGGCGGTTACACGTTCGACACCGGGCCGACCGTGCTCACCATGCCGGAGCTGATCGCCGAGCCGCTGGCCGCGGTCGGCGAGGAGCTGTCCGACTGGATGGAACTCACGCCGCTCGACCCGGCGTACCGCGCGTTCTACCCGGACGGCTCGCAGCTGGACGTGATCGCGGACACGGTACGGATGGCCGCCGAGATCTCCCGGGTCTGCGGGCCGCGCGAGGCGGACGGATACCTGCGCTTCGTCGACTTCGCCCGCAACCTGTGGGACCTGGAGCGGAACGACTTCATCGACCGCAACCTCGACTCACCGCGCGACCTGGTCAACCTCGGCATGCTGAAGCTGCTCGGCTCCGGCGCGATGCGGCGGCTGCAACCCAAGGTCAACCAGTTCCTCAAGGACCCGCGTACCCAGCGCGTCTTCTCGTTCCAGGCGATGTACGCCGGGATGTCGCCGCACGACGCGCTGGCCATCTACGCGGTCATCGCGTACCTGGACTCGGTGGCCGGCGTCTACTTCCCCAAGGGCGGCATCCACGCGGTCCCGCGCGGCATGGCGGCGGCGGCCGAGAAACACGGGGTGGAGATCCGGTACAACACCACGGTGTCCCGGGTGGAGACGGTGAACGGCCGGGCCACCGCGGTGATCACCGCGGACGGCGAGCGGATCGCGGCGGACGCGTTCGTGCTCAACCCGGATCTGCCGGTCGCCTACCGGGACCTGCTGCCGGACCGTCCCTACCGCCGGCGGCTGCGGTACTCGCCGTCCTGCGTGGTGCTGCACGTCGGCTCGGACCGCGCCTACTCCAAGATCGCGCATCACAACATCCACTTCGGGCGGAGCTGGCGCGGCACGTTCGACGAGGTGATCCGGCGCGGAGAGCTGATGACCGACCCGTCGCTGCTGGTCTGCAACCCGAGCATGGACGATCCGTCGGCGGCGCCCGAGGGTAAGCAGAGCTACTACATCCTGGCCCCGGTGCCGAACCTGGAGCGCGGCCCGCTGGACTGGCGGGGCGGGCTGGGCGACCGGTACGCGGACCAGCTGCTCGGCACGCTGGAGGAGCGCGGCTACATCGGCTTCCGGGACGGCGTGGAGGTACTGCGTACGATCACGCCCGCGGACTGGGCGGACCAGGGCATGGCGGCCGGCACCCCGTTCGCGGCCGCGCACAACCTGATGCAGACCGGCCCGTTCCGGCCGCACAACCTGCATCCGTCGATAGGCAACGTCGTGTTCGCCGGTTCGGGCACGCAGCCGGGCGTCGGGGTACCGATGGTGTTGATCTCTGGAAAGCTGGCCGCCGCGCGCATCACCGGGAGCACTGCATGA
- the idi gene encoding isopentenyl-diphosphate Delta-isomerase, producing the protein MTAREEHLVELCGEDGTPQGSTTVAAAHVAPGRLHRAFSVLLVDDDGRILLQQRAAVKTRFPLRWANACCGHPEPGESLSVSANRRLGEELGVAPLPLTEIGVHLYYAEDPATGRVEHEYDHVLLGRLPAGAAIAPDPDEVAELRWVAPADLRAELVDGRPFAPWFDGVIKHLFALVDAGDPAGAPIPAAERSGGR; encoded by the coding sequence ATGACCGCACGTGAGGAACATCTCGTCGAGCTCTGCGGGGAGGACGGGACCCCGCAGGGCAGCACCACGGTCGCGGCCGCCCACGTCGCACCGGGCCGGCTGCACCGCGCTTTCTCGGTGCTGCTGGTGGACGACGACGGCCGGATCCTGCTCCAGCAGCGCGCCGCCGTGAAGACGCGCTTCCCGCTGCGCTGGGCGAACGCGTGCTGCGGTCACCCTGAGCCGGGCGAGTCGCTGTCCGTGTCGGCGAACCGGCGGCTCGGCGAGGAGCTGGGCGTGGCGCCGCTGCCGTTGACCGAGATCGGCGTGCACCTGTACTACGCGGAGGACCCGGCGACCGGGCGGGTCGAGCACGAGTACGACCACGTGCTGCTCGGCCGTCTCCCGGCCGGTGCCGCGATCGCGCCGGACCCGGACGAGGTCGCGGAACTGCGCTGGGTCGCGCCGGCGGACCTGCGCGCCGAGCTGGTCGACGGGCGCCCGTTCGCGCCCTGGTTCGACGGAGTGATCAAGCACCTGTTCGCGCTCGTCGACGCCGGTGACCCGGCCGGGGCGCCGATACCAGCCGCGGAGCGGTCGGGTGGGCGATGA
- a CDS encoding MerR family transcriptional regulator: protein MGDDGLTAGAVARRLGIAVTTLRTWHQRYGLGPSRHESGRHRRYTEEDLARLEVMRRLTAEGVPAAEAARFASRAPVSEGTGGGTPSSPSQMVHVSPEDLDLDLDLEVRHGGGHSIALGYAAPAARGLATAAMRLDAPAMRELITQSIAEVGVIQAWTDLLVPVLIGVGERYAATGRYIEVEHLLSRSVSEALGAVTRPVAYGVSPQVLLACADEEQHSLPLEALAAALAERGAACRLLGARVPSAALADAVNRTGPLAVVLWSQLPATGDPAQLHALMSGVRHAMLLIAAGPGWRRDGLPAGTVAPNSLDDAVELVLPLLARTGAGVERVDRVG from the coding sequence GTGGGCGATGACGGCCTGACGGCGGGGGCGGTCGCGCGACGACTCGGCATCGCGGTCACCACGCTGCGCACCTGGCATCAGCGGTACGGGCTCGGGCCGAGCCGGCACGAGAGCGGACGGCACCGGCGGTACACCGAGGAGGATCTGGCGCGGCTGGAGGTGATGCGACGGCTGACGGCCGAGGGCGTGCCGGCCGCGGAGGCGGCCCGGTTCGCGTCGCGCGCGCCGGTGTCCGAGGGCACCGGCGGTGGCACTCCGAGCTCGCCGTCGCAGATGGTGCACGTATCGCCGGAAGATCTTGATCTTGATCTTGATCTAGAGGTTCGGCACGGCGGCGGGCACTCAATCGCTCTCGGTTACGCCGCGCCCGCGGCACGCGGGCTGGCGACCGCGGCCATGCGGCTCGACGCGCCCGCCATGCGTGAACTGATCACTCAGTCCATCGCCGAGGTGGGTGTGATCCAGGCCTGGACCGACCTGCTGGTCCCGGTGCTCATCGGGGTCGGCGAGCGGTACGCCGCGACCGGCCGGTACATCGAGGTCGAGCACCTGCTGTCCCGGTCCGTGTCCGAGGCGCTGGGCGCGGTCACCCGGCCGGTTGCCTACGGAGTGTCACCGCAGGTGCTGCTCGCCTGTGCCGACGAGGAGCAGCACAGCCTGCCGCTGGAGGCGCTCGCGGCCGCGCTCGCCGAACGCGGCGCTGCCTGCCGGCTGCTCGGCGCGCGCGTCCCGTCCGCCGCGCTCGCGGACGCGGTCAACCGCACCGGGCCGCTCGCCGTGGTGCTTTGGTCGCAGCTGCCGGCGACCGGCGACCCGGCCCAGTTGCACGCCCTGATGTCCGGCGTGCGGCACGCGATGCTGCTGATCGCGGCCGGGCCCGGCTGGCGACGGGACGGGCTGCCGGCCGGCACCGTCGCCCCGAACTCGCTCGACGACGCGGTCGAGCTGGTCCTGCCGCTACTCGCGCGGACCGGAGCCGGCGTAGAGCGCGTCGATCGCGTTGGTTGA